The genomic window CATCTAAATTTTATTACTTTGCTTTCTTTTCGGGCGGTGCCACAAAATTCAATTTACTTTTTCCTAAATCTTTAGATGTTGCGATTGCGATTCCTCTTTGTTCTGCTTTGTTAACGGCACAATAAAAATGATAGACAACGCCATCATGTTTTACCACAAATGATTTATGCGCAAACATATCATCGTAAGGTTCAGATGATTTGACTAAATCGTCTCCTTTCCAGTCGGTCCAGTTTACTAAATCATTCGAAACCGCAAAACGGTTAAAGGCACCTTGATTCCATCCCGTCCAGAAAGCTCCAAAATAGAACATTACCCAAGTATCATTAATTCGCTGAATATAAGCATCTCCCGAAATTCCTTTATGATGATTGATTAAAGGTTTATCTCCATAACGTTTCCATGTTTTCATATCGTTTGATACTGCCATAGCAATACGTTCAGCGCCTTTAGCAGGATTGATACTATCGCCACGAGCATTATAATACATGATGAAATTGTGTCCTGTAACTTTGTCTTTATCACGAATCACACTGTTTTTATACATCGTACTATTATCCCACCATTTGGCGTCTTTATCTTTTGGAGTCAAAACCGGATTTTCTAATCTCTGAAATTCGTGTGGTTTTGTCGGTGTTTCTTTGGTATACGCCATTCCTATTGATAAAACGCCCGCTTCGTAACCTTTGCTGTCTCCGCCAAAATAACTCATCCAGTATTTGTCATCGTACTTTTCCCATTCGTAGCTTCCGCCCCAAGTTAGATCTTGCAACGAAATATATCCTGCTTTTTGGTTGACATCCCAATGTTTTTCATTTTCTGAAAATGACATTACTTTTCCTAGATGTTTCCAATCTAAAAGATTGTCACTTTCTGCCAACCAGGTTTCGTAACCTCTTCCGTCGTAAATTAAATACGTCATATACCATTTGCCATCTTTTCTAAATACACTCGGGCAATCGATTTTGTATGAGTTGTCTGTCGGAACCATTACCAAACCGTATTTATAAGGCGTTTTGATTTCTTCGTAAATCTCCTGCATTACGCTATCGGTAATTTCTCTTTTCTTGTATTTGGTAGCACAGCTGGTTATGATAAGTGCTGAAATGGTTAGGATTAGATATTTAATTTTCATTTTTATACTTTTTTTGCCACGAAGGCGCTAAGGCTCAAGTTTTTTTGTTTTGGAACGGCTTAATCTCGCAAAGTCGCAGAGTCGCAAAGTTTCTATTCTCTATATTCTAAAATCTTGTTTCTTGCATCTTTCATCTTCCCACTCTCTTCTATTTCTTCAATTCTTTTAATTTACATTCCATTACGTCTTTATTCAGTTTTACTTTTACCATTCCTGTTGGATGAAATCTTCTTTTCAGATCGATTGCGTTATAGACTATGGTATAAACATCATTTCCTTCTGGGATTAAACACAAAGGCGTTCTCATAATATCCCACCATTTATCTACTTTGGTTTCTATTGGTAAATAATGTGCTTCCGCCCAATTAACACCATCTGCAGATAATGAATACGCAATCATATTTGGTAAATGATGTCCCCAGCCGTCTGGGCCTCCGTCGAAAATCGCGATGTACATTCCGTTTGGTAATTGACTAACAATCGGATTTTCTACAAACTGCGGATGCATGGTCTTAATTGGTTCCAAACCTTTGTTCATTCTTAACCAAGGGCCTTCTAAACTTTTGGATTCGGCTAAAGCTACAAACCAGCCTTTTCCTGATTTTTTTGGATAATCTGCCCAAGAATTAAATGGATATGCACCGCTATAAAATCCGAAGTATTTGTCACCAACTTGGTATGGAAAAAATGAAGCAACACCCTGACGTCCTTCCCAAGGTTGAGAATCTAATCCAGGTTCCATAATGATTCCCATATCTTTATACGGTCCGCCGATTCCGTTGATTCCGTTTACAGTTGATTCGCAACGCCAAATTCTTCCGAATGAATGATTTGGTTCTATTTCTTTACTTACGGTATAAGCTAAATAATAGCCATACCATTTGTTTGCTTTTTCATTAAAAACTGGCATATACGACCAAATAGCTGCACGACGATCATTCATTGGATTATCGTCTTCAGTTACGGCATAAGTTCCACTTGCTTGATAAATTGTCGATTCTCTTTTCCAGTGAATGGCATCTTTACTTGTCCAATGTCCGATTTTGGTTTTTACACGATCGTAATAGTAATCTATTCCTTTTTCTCCTGCTCTTTCGGTTGGAAACATATGGTACGTATCGCCGACTTTTACAACACGTCCGCCTTCAAAACCTCCCTGAATTCCTTCAGTTCCAGACATTCCTTCATCAATAACGGGTTTATTTTCTCCACCGATAATTTCGAAAAGCGGTTTTTCATCTGAAAGGCCTTCAACAATAAAAGTTGGGTTCCAAAGTTTTCCATCTGGGAAATTGGCATTCCTTGGTTCTAGTTTTTCAGAAGCTTTTACAACTCCTAAAACTGCAAATAATCCTTTTCCAAAATTTAATGTTTGTGTTCCTTTTGGAAATGAAATCGCATAAACATTTACTAGCGGTAAACCTGTAATCGTCAATCCGTTTTCTAAAACTAATTTGGCATTTTGAAGTTTATCAGCTTGAAGATATTCTGAATTATTTTCCTGAAAAACACCAATTAAAACCTGAACTGGTTCTTTAAATTTTAATTGCAAAGGAGCATTAGTTCCGTTTTTATATTTATTTAAAGGAAGTTCAATACCTGTTAAACCTTGTAATTCTGGAGCTAATCTAACAATGTTATGTTTGCTTCCTGAAAATACATGTGCGTATTGAGTGGTTTTGAATGTTTTGTAATTTGATTTTACAATTTCAAATGAAGCTGGTTTCCATGCGGTATTTTGTGCTGTGGCTTGAATGCAGACAGTGAACAGCATTAGGAATGCGGTTTTTAATTTGAAGTTGTGTTTTGTATTTTTTGAAAACATTGGTTTTTTATTTTTTATTCCTGATTTTGCGTCATTGCAAGGAACGAAGCAATCACATTTGCTATATCAAACTTTGCGGAATCATTAGTGAGGTTGCTTCGTTCCTCGCAATGATGTGCTGGATGAATAATTTACAGGGCTTTATAACTTATTTTGTATTCAACATTTGGTTTAACCGTCAGTTGATATTTATTTTTTGCTAATTCCGTTATCGTTCCCGAGTTTGTTTTAGGTTTGCTGGCACTTTCAAAAATCAATTTTCCTTCTCCTTCACCTGCTTTTACTTTGATTTCTTTGGTACTGCAATACACCGCAACTTCTCCGTTTGGTGTTGGCACTTTTCCTTCCATCCATTTTAAACCTCCTAAATTTGGTTTGATTTCGTATTCTGAATAACCCGGCGCGGTTGGTTTTACACCCAAATAATATTTTCCTAATAAGTAAATCGGACTTGCTCCCCAAGCATGACAAAGGCTTTTCCCGTAAGGACGACCATACATCGTTAAATGTTCCGTTCCCTTTTTGTTCGGATTGTATTCTTCCCAGAAAGAGGTTGCACCTTCATTTAGCATTCCGCCCCAATAATCTTTCATTTCTTTTAAAACGTAGTTTTGTTCCCCCATTGCGCATAATGCTTCCAACTCATAAAAACGCATGTATGGTGTTGTGATTTGAAGAACATCTTTATTAAGTAACACTTTATTTTTTACGCTTTGTTTTTGTTCTTCAGTAAAATAATTGAAGAAAATACCGAACATATTAGCGTATCTGGTTACAATATTTTGAATTTTTCCATCGATACGCTGATGTTTCATTACGTTTTCTTTTTTATCCCAAAAGACATCAAATAATTTGGTTTTTAAATCAGTTCCCAATTTCTGATATTGCTTTTGGTCTTCGGTTTTACCAGCAATTTCTGCACTTACCGCCATTGCTTCTAAACTTCTCGCTAAAAGCATTTGCTCAAAACTAACTTCACCTGTTTTTGGCAATCCGTCTGCCCAGTCAATAAAAACCCAGTCGCCTTCTAATGGTTCAAGAAATCCGTTTTTGTTTCTTCTTTCTAGGCAGAAATCCATAAGCGATTTCATTCTTGGATAAAAAGTTTTGATGAATTTCGTATCGCCCGTGTGTAGATAATAATCGTAAACACCAACAAACCAATACAACGAATAATCCATTATGATATTTACGTGGGCTGTTACAGGATCTTTTCCACGAAGTGCTAACAAAGTTCTTTCTACCGAAGCCGAATCAAAGAATAAATAATAATTCATTAAATAACTTTGATAAGCATC from Flavobacterium sp. KACC 22763 includes these protein-coding regions:
- a CDS encoding glycosylase, which produces MKIKYLILTISALIITSCATKYKKREITDSVMQEIYEEIKTPYKYGLVMVPTDNSYKIDCPSVFRKDGKWYMTYLIYDGRGYETWLAESDNLLDWKHLGKVMSFSENEKHWDVNQKAGYISLQDLTWGGSYEWEKYDDKYWMSYFGGDSKGYEAGVLSIGMAYTKETPTKPHEFQRLENPVLTPKDKDAKWWDNSTMYKNSVIRDKDKVTGHNFIMYYNARGDSINPAKGAERIAMAVSNDMKTWKRYGDKPLINHHKGISGDAYIQRINDTWVMFYFGAFWTGWNQGAFNRFAVSNDLVNWTDWKGDDLVKSSEPYDDMFAHKSFVVKHDGVVYHFYCAVNKAEQRGIAIATSKDLGKSKLNFVAPPEKKAK
- a CDS encoding alpha-L-rhamnosidase-related protein; protein product: MLNRFSIFKTLLLFVALFCCSLSSAQEKTKEATWIWYPGDFEVWLSNKMQVRRTEREAVFPPLWQYYSPYSLVTFQTEVDIPKPDEVKIFSEGPFQLLLDGVQIYGQPKSIAVPAGKHKISFKVYNQEVLPAIYINGKYVKSDASWKVTNEDKLWIDETGKAQQSGTPWVPVGSWNFNSPENKPSGFKLTTKPLTAKKTEKIGAGQLVDFGKETFGYIKIHGLKGKGKLALYYGESREEALDSAKCETLDHLSFDGKQSETYTHNGSKAFRYVQVQADAGVKYDSISMLYEYLPLDYRGAFKSSDEQLNKIWDVSAYTMHLTSREFFIDGIKRDRWVWSGDAYQSYLMNYYLFFDSASVERTLLALRGKDPVTAHVNIIMDYSLYWFVGVYDYYLHTGDTKFIKTFYPRMKSLMDFCLERRNKNGFLEPLEGDWVFIDWADGLPKTGEVSFEQMLLARSLEAMAVSAEIAGKTEDQKQYQKLGTDLKTKLFDVFWDKKENVMKHQRIDGKIQNIVTRYANMFGIFFNYFTEEQKQSVKNKVLLNKDVLQITTPYMRFYELEALCAMGEQNYVLKEMKDYWGGMLNEGATSFWEEYNPNKKGTEHLTMYGRPYGKSLCHAWGASPIYLLGKYYLGVKPTAPGYSEYEIKPNLGGLKWMEGKVPTPNGEVAVYCSTKEIKVKAGEGEGKLIFESASKPKTNSGTITELAKNKYQLTVKPNVEYKISYKAL